In one window of Streptomyces griseus subsp. griseus DNA:
- a CDS encoding TOBE domain-containing protein, which translates to MALTREQLAARAARELTDGGYVNLGIGLPALIPGFLPEGEGGQLTAAITKDAVDDLGLAAGTPVTALVKSTEVSLTAG; encoded by the coding sequence ATGGCACTGACCCGTGAGCAGCTGGCGGCCCGGGCCGCACGTGAACTGACCGACGGCGGTTACGTCAACCTCGGCATCGGCCTGCCGGCCCTGATCCCCGGCTTCCTGCCCGAGGGCGAGGGCGGGCAGCTGACCGCCGCGATCACCAAGGACGCGGTGGACGATCTCGGCCTCGCGGCGGGCACGCCCGTCACCGCCCTGGTCAAGTCCACGGAGGTCTCGCTGACGGCCGGCTGA
- a CDS encoding DUF4394 domain-containing protein: MRTRRTVVAVSVSVLAALSAPALASADGHGGPRTGHRGHQALTAVGLTADQRLVAFPVDRPAGAIGKVSGLRGDTRVVGIDFRVQDGKLYGVGDQGGVYTLGTADARAVKVSQLTVALSGGHFGVDFNPAADRLRVISDTGGAARLYAVDVLTGAARDLGAFPRRQQVTGLALPLDQQR, from the coding sequence ATGCGTACACGCAGGACCGTCGTCGCCGTCTCCGTCTCCGTGCTCGCGGCCCTTTCCGCCCCGGCCCTGGCCTCGGCGGACGGCCACGGCGGGCCCCGCACCGGCCACCGGGGGCACCAGGCGCTCACCGCCGTCGGGCTGACCGCCGATCAGCGGCTGGTCGCGTTCCCCGTGGACCGGCCCGCCGGGGCCATCGGGAAGGTGTCCGGGCTGCGCGGGGACACCAGGGTCGTGGGGATCGACTTCCGCGTGCAGGACGGGAAGCTCTACGGCGTCGGCGACCAGGGCGGCGTCTACACGCTCGGTACGGCCGACGCCCGGGCCGTGAAGGTCTCCCAGCTCACCGTCGCCCTCTCCGGCGGGCACTTCGGCGTCGACTTCAACCCGGCGGCCGACCGGCTGCGCGTCATCAGCGACACCGGCGGTGCCGCCCGGCTGTACGCGGTCGACGTGCTGACCGGGGCCGCCCGTGATCTCGGCGCCTTCCCCCGGCGTCAGCAGGTGACCGGCCTCGCGCTCCCCCTCGACCAGCAGCGCTGA
- a CDS encoding L-serine ammonia-lyase has protein sequence MAISVFDLFSVGIGPSSSHTVGPMRAARMFARRLKNEGLLAHTTSIRAELYGSLGATGHGHGTPKAVLLGLEGESPQTVDVESADARVDEIRSSGRINLLGMHEIAFAFDDDLVLHRRKALPYHANGMTIFAYDTEGAPVLEKTYYSVGGGFVVDEDAVAGENPIVPDDTALRHPFRTGDELLRLARETGLSISRMMLENELAWRTEAEIRAGLLDIWRVMQACVSRGMSHEGILPGGLKVRRRAANSARQLRAEGDPQAHAMEWITLYAMAVNEENAAGGRVVTAPTNGAAGIIPAVLHYYMNFASAGCTETEKEDSVVRFLLAAGAIGLLFKENASISGAEVGCQGEVGSACSMAAGALAEVLGGSPEQVENAAEIGMEHNLGLTCDPVGGLVQIPCIERNGMAAVKAVTAAKMALRGDGSHKVSLDKVIKTMKETGADMSVKYKETARGGLAVNIIEC, from the coding sequence GTGGCCATCTCGGTCTTCGACCTCTTCTCGGTCGGCATCGGCCCGTCCAGCTCCCACACGGTGGGCCCGATGCGGGCCGCCCGGATGTTCGCGCGCCGCCTGAAGAACGAGGGCCTGCTCGCGCACACCACCTCGATACGGGCCGAGCTGTACGGCTCCCTCGGCGCGACCGGGCACGGCCACGGCACCCCGAAGGCGGTCCTGCTCGGCCTGGAGGGCGAGTCCCCGCAGACGGTCGACGTGGAGAGCGCCGACGCCCGGGTCGACGAGATCCGTTCCTCGGGCCGGATCAACCTGCTCGGCATGCACGAGATCGCGTTCGCCTTCGACGACGACCTGGTCCTGCACCGCCGCAAGGCCCTCCCGTACCACGCCAACGGCATGACGATCTTCGCGTACGACACCGAGGGCGCCCCGGTCCTGGAGAAGACGTACTACTCGGTCGGCGGCGGCTTCGTCGTGGACGAGGACGCGGTGGCGGGCGAGAACCCGATCGTCCCCGACGACACAGCCCTGCGGCACCCCTTCCGCACCGGCGACGAGCTGCTGCGCCTGGCCCGGGAGACCGGACTCTCCATCTCCCGGATGATGCTGGAGAACGAGCTGGCCTGGCGCACCGAGGCGGAGATCCGCGCCGGGCTGCTGGACATCTGGCGGGTCATGCAGGCCTGCGTCTCACGCGGTATGTCCCACGAGGGCATCCTCCCCGGCGGCCTCAAGGTCCGCCGCCGCGCCGCCAACTCGGCCCGCCAGCTCCGCGCCGAGGGCGACCCGCAGGCCCACGCGATGGAGTGGATCACCCTCTACGCGATGGCGGTCAACGAGGAGAACGCGGCGGGCGGCCGCGTGGTCACGGCCCCCACCAACGGCGCGGCGGGCATCATCCCGGCCGTCCTGCACTACTACATGAACTTCGCCTCGGCCGGCTGCACCGAGACGGAGAAGGAGGACAGCGTCGTCCGCTTCCTCCTCGCCGCCGGCGCGATCGGCCTCCTCTTCAAGGAGAACGCCTCCATCTCCGGCGCCGAGGTCGGCTGCCAGGGCGAGGTCGGCTCGGCCTGCTCCATGGCGGCCGGCGCCCTCGCCGAGGTCCTGGGCGGCTCCCCCGAGCAGGTGGAGAACGCCGCCGAGATCGGCATGGAACACAACCTGGGCCTGACCTGCGACCCGGTCGGCGGCCTGGTCCAGATCCCGTGCATCGAGCGCAACGGCATGGCGGCGGTGAAGGCGGTCACGGCGGCGAAGATGGCGCTGCGGGGGGACGGCAGCCACAAGGTCTCGCTGGACAAGGTCATCAAGACGATGAAGGAGACGGGGGCCGACATGAGCGTCAAGTACAAGGAGACGGCGCGGGGCGGGCTCGCGGTGAACATCATCGAGTGCTGA
- a CDS encoding nickel transporter has protein sequence MTCTLRRALATLTLAAVASVASAPAATAHPLGNFSVNHHTGLILRPDRIDAQVVVDRAEISTLQERPAIDTDHDGLISDSESRAHAEKTCSDLSGRLHLSVGGTRADWQRTSATLVYEDGEAGLRTSRLTCALTTPADLTEAAGIRAETTYDTTRIGWHEMTATGQGVRITRTDVPETSTTQELRRYPQDPLASPLDQRTAELRSEPGQGTGPLPSVAADLPGAGVVSQVLAKVTGAFDALVGAREITLPVGLLALLLALVLGASHAAMPGHGKTIMAAYLAGRRGTRRDALTVGATVTLTHTAGVLVLGLALPVSTHLAGEMALLWLGAASGLLVTGIGLWLFLGAVRGRPQHNHHHHGHGHGGHDHGHSHADGGHHHDHDHPRPHHHGPVAPVPAPAGPPAGELRADSTVATLAPPNQEQEQDQGHHHHDHPSGTSPAPDKPRRTSRTGLIGMGIAGGLVPSPSALVVLLGAVALGRTAFGVLLVVGYGLGMAATLTLAGLLLVRLRERIESHDRTRTLRHHPLLRKLARTGPVITSLLVVAVGLGLTLRAATGNG, from the coding sequence ATGACCTGCACCCTGCGCCGAGCCCTCGCCACCCTGACCCTCGCCGCCGTCGCGAGCGTGGCATCGGCCCCCGCCGCCACGGCCCACCCGCTCGGCAACTTCAGCGTCAACCACCACACGGGCCTCATTCTCCGGCCCGACCGGATCGACGCCCAGGTCGTGGTCGACCGCGCGGAGATCTCGACCCTCCAGGAACGCCCCGCCATCGACACCGACCACGACGGCCTGATCAGCGACAGCGAATCGCGCGCCCACGCCGAGAAGACCTGTTCCGACCTGAGCGGCCGGCTCCACCTGAGCGTGGGCGGCACGCGGGCGGACTGGCAGCGGACCTCGGCCACGCTGGTGTACGAGGACGGGGAGGCGGGCCTCAGAACCAGCCGCCTCACCTGCGCGCTGACCACCCCGGCAGACCTCACCGAGGCCGCCGGCATCCGAGCCGAGACGACCTACGACACCACGCGCATCGGCTGGCACGAGATGACCGCCACCGGCCAGGGCGTCCGGATCACCCGCACCGACGTACCGGAGACCTCCACCACCCAGGAGCTGCGCCGCTACCCCCAGGACCCCCTGGCCTCCCCCCTCGACCAGCGCACGGCAGAACTGCGCAGCGAGCCCGGGCAGGGTACGGGCCCCCTCCCGTCCGTGGCGGCGGACCTTCCCGGCGCGGGCGTGGTCAGCCAGGTACTCGCCAAGGTCACCGGAGCGTTCGACGCCCTCGTCGGAGCCCGCGAGATCACCCTGCCCGTGGGCCTGCTGGCCCTGCTCCTGGCCCTGGTCCTCGGAGCCTCCCACGCGGCGATGCCCGGCCACGGCAAGACCATCATGGCCGCCTACCTGGCCGGCCGCCGAGGCACCCGCCGGGACGCCCTCACGGTCGGCGCCACCGTCACCCTCACCCACACCGCGGGCGTCCTCGTCCTCGGCCTGGCCCTCCCGGTCTCCACCCATCTGGCAGGCGAAATGGCCCTGTTGTGGCTCGGCGCCGCCAGCGGCCTCCTGGTCACGGGCATCGGCCTCTGGCTCTTCCTGGGCGCGGTGCGGGGCAGACCACAACACAACCACCATCACCACGGCCACGGCCACGGAGGCCACGACCACGGGCACAGCCACGCTGACGGAGGCCACCACCACGACCACGATCACCCCCGTCCGCACCACCACGGGCCGGTCGCACCGGTCCCGGCGCCCGCCGGGCCGCCGGCCGGGGAACTCCGGGCCGACTCCACGGTCGCCACCCTCGCCCCGCCGAACCAAGAACAAGAGCAGGACCAAGGCCACCACCACCACGACCACCCGTCAGGCACGTCACCGGCCCCCGACAAGCCCCGGCGCACGAGCAGGACCGGCCTCATCGGCATGGGCATCGCGGGCGGCCTCGTCCCCAGCCCCTCCGCCCTCGTGGTGCTCCTCGGTGCCGTAGCCCTGGGCCGTACGGCCTTCGGCGTGCTCCTCGTCGTCGGCTACGGACTCGGCATGGCCGCCACGCTCACCCTCGCCGGGCTCCTCCTCGTCCGCCTGCGCGAACGGATCGAGAGCCACGACCGGACCAGGACCCTCCGCCACCACCCCCTGCTCCGGAAGCTGGCCCGGACCGGCCCCGTGATCACCTCGCTCCTCGTCGTCGCCGTCGGCCTCGGCCTGACCCTGCGCGCGGCGACGGGGAACGGCTAG
- a CDS encoding class F sortase, translated as MDRAPDEDPPRRPSWRRRAPLAAIVALLLTGGLLLVLGTTRQQPAPPPAVAKGPPPTAAPHSSTPSTEPRTPPLPSSRPVSITIPSLKVTSDLEQLGLGKNRAMETPKDPAKAGWYRPGTTPGAIGPSVIAGHVTWDGVPAVFFKLTELEPGDRIDVSRADGTTAVFTVDRTATYPKDDFPTVEVYRNLDHAGLRLITCGGDYSREDSRYADNVVVYASLTGHGGR; from the coding sequence ATGGACAGGGCACCCGACGAGGACCCGCCCCGCAGGCCGTCCTGGCGGCGCCGGGCCCCGCTCGCCGCCATCGTCGCACTGCTCCTGACGGGCGGGCTGCTGCTGGTGCTGGGAACCACCCGGCAACAGCCCGCCCCGCCTCCCGCAGTGGCCAAGGGCCCCCCGCCCACCGCCGCCCCACACTCCTCAACACCCTCCACCGAGCCGCGGACACCCCCGCTCCCGTCCTCCCGCCCCGTCAGCATCACGATCCCGTCCCTCAAGGTCACTTCGGACCTCGAACAGCTCGGGCTCGGGAAGAACCGCGCGATGGAGACGCCGAAGGACCCGGCGAAGGCGGGCTGGTACCGCCCCGGCACCACCCCCGGCGCGATCGGCCCCTCCGTGATCGCCGGCCATGTCACCTGGGACGGCGTACCGGCGGTGTTCTTCAAGCTCACCGAACTGGAACCCGGCGACCGCATCGACGTCAGCCGCGCGGACGGCACGACGGCGGTGTTCACCGTCGACCGGACCGCCACCTACCCCAAGGACGACTTCCCCACGGTCGAGGTCTACCGCAACCTCGACCACGCCGGACTCCGCCTGATCACCTGCGGCGGCGACTACTCCCGCGAGGACAGCCGTTACGCCGACAACGTGGTGGTCTACGCGAGCCTGACGGGACACGGGGGCCGTTGA
- a CDS encoding DUF4331 domain-containing protein: MKDSQARPRSRRVLDRSLLVLGTTTLAAGLGAMTLAPGLSAASSHREAPLIAGDPRADNTDVYAFTSPDKADTVTMVANWIPFEEPNGGPNFYAFGDDLRYNIKIDNTGDGVADVTYSWRFRSSYRDDANQFLYNTGQVTSLNDPDLNFRQVYDLVVTAEGRSRTLLSGVPAAPSRTGKASMPDYAALRKQATFGLPGGGTTYAGQAEDPFFADLRVFDLLYGGDLSERGQDTLAGYNVNTIAIQIPKKQLALRGNPSRNPVIGVWSTTERGGATVKDSRDQGTAAQWKQVSRLGNPLVNEVVVPLKFKDAFNTLNPSQDRTVQPVVDKVYDPILPKLIQQVYGVPAPKTPRNDLAEIYLTGICKACGPIKADLNAHRLNKDAPLKRIVPAEELRLNMAVPPTAKPQRLGVLAGDLAGFPNGRRLADDVIDISLQAVEGAAQTGVLVPALADGDKVNANEVPFGTSFPYVALPHTKNVNRGPGAAGRNAEQASTENTAASPALKPTHAAALAGAGALLLGVGGFRLRRRGKDS; the protein is encoded by the coding sequence GTGAAGGATTCTCAGGCCAGGCCCCGTTCACGGCGCGTCCTGGACCGTTCCCTGCTCGTGCTCGGTACGACCACCCTGGCCGCGGGACTCGGAGCGATGACCCTCGCCCCGGGCCTCAGCGCCGCCTCCAGCCACCGTGAGGCTCCCCTGATCGCCGGGGACCCGCGGGCGGACAACACCGACGTGTACGCGTTCACCAGCCCCGACAAGGCCGACACCGTCACGATGGTGGCGAACTGGATCCCCTTCGAGGAGCCCAACGGCGGCCCGAACTTCTACGCGTTCGGCGACGACCTGCGCTACAACATCAAGATCGACAACACGGGTGACGGCGTCGCCGACGTCACGTACAGCTGGCGCTTCCGCAGCAGCTACCGCGACGACGCGAACCAGTTCCTCTACAACACCGGCCAGGTCACCTCGTTGAACGACCCGGACCTCAACTTCCGCCAGGTCTACGACCTCGTCGTCACCGCCGAGGGCAGGAGCCGGACCCTGCTGTCCGGTGTCCCGGCCGCCCCCTCCCGCACCGGCAAGGCGTCGATGCCCGACTACGCGGCCCTCCGCAAGCAGGCCACCTTCGGTCTGCCGGGCGGCGGCACGACGTACGCGGGCCAGGCCGAGGACCCGTTCTTCGCCGACCTCCGGGTCTTCGACCTCCTCTACGGCGGCGACCTGAGTGAGCGGGGACAGGACACCCTGGCCGGGTACAACGTCAACACCATCGCCATCCAGATCCCCAAGAAGCAGCTCGCCCTGAGGGGCAACCCCTCCCGCAACCCGGTCATCGGCGTCTGGTCGACCACCGAGCGTGGCGGCGCCACGGTCAAGGACTCCCGCGACCAGGGCACCGCGGCGCAGTGGAAGCAGGTCTCCCGCCTCGGGAACCCGCTGGTCAACGAGGTCGTCGTCCCGCTGAAGTTCAAGGACGCCTTCAACACCCTCAACCCCAGCCAGGACCGCACCGTACAGCCGGTCGTCGACAAGGTGTACGACCCGATCCTGCCCAAGCTCATCCAGCAGGTCTACGGCGTCCCGGCCCCCAAGACCCCCCGCAACGACCTCGCCGAGATCTACCTCACGGGCATCTGCAAGGCCTGCGGCCCGATCAAGGCCGACCTGAACGCCCACCGCCTCAACAAGGACGCGCCGCTCAAGCGGATCGTCCCGGCGGAGGAGCTGCGCCTGAACATGGCGGTGCCGCCCACCGCGAAGCCCCAGCGCCTCGGCGTCCTCGCGGGCGACCTGGCCGGCTTCCCGAACGGGCGCCGCCTCGCCGACGACGTCATCGACATCTCGCTCCAGGCCGTCGAGGGCGCCGCCCAGACCGGTGTGCTCGTCCCCGCGCTCGCGGACGGCGACAAGGTGAACGCCAACGAGGTCCCGTTCGGCACGTCGTTCCCGTACGTCGCGCTGCCGCACACCAAGAACGTGAACCGCGGCCCCGGCGCGGCCGGGCGCAACGCCGAGCAGGCCTCGACGGAGAACACCGCGGCGAGCCCCGCCCTGAAGCCGACGCACGCGGCGGCGCTCGCCGGGGCGGGCGCGCTGCTCCTCGGCGTCGGGGGCTTCCGCCTCCGCCGCCGCGGCAAGGACAGCTGA
- a CDS encoding tetratricopeptide repeat protein, whose protein sequence is MHPDHTTPTAPTHTPPKGRGRLRSIAFTLALGAAMFAAGAVLLTPDGTTAPRPADHGRAAGAPRGSIEALQARVTRLPKDPGGWAALGMAYVQQARTTADPATYDRAEKALRTSLSVQSEDNTDAETAMGALAAARHDFPTALHWARRATAGDPYSSSAHGVLADACTQLGRYDEADEAVQRMVDLRPDAASLARASYAFELKGETARARALMRRSLAAAATPADTAFAHNVLASLDLQDADPRAALAETRTGLTAAPDDAALLETRARAHLALGDTTQAVADYRAAVAIAPLPHHLLGLAELEQSLGNGAQAEESYAVLRAQDRIREAAGDPADTDAILFEADHGNPRRAVAMAEQTLRARPFIAVHDAYAWALHRAGRDTEALAQADEALALGTRSALFRYHRAAIHHALGNPEAARRDLTEALREPGFHPLHADAARDLLQRIDTTP, encoded by the coding sequence GTGCACCCGGACCACACCACACCCACGGCACCTACGCACACCCCGCCGAAGGGCCGCGGGCGACTGCGGAGCATCGCGTTCACCCTGGCGCTGGGCGCGGCGATGTTCGCTGCCGGCGCCGTCCTGCTGACCCCCGACGGGACCACCGCTCCCCGCCCGGCGGACCACGGCCGAGCAGCGGGTGCGCCCCGTGGGTCGATCGAAGCGCTCCAGGCCCGGGTGACCCGGCTGCCGAAGGACCCGGGCGGCTGGGCAGCCCTCGGAATGGCCTACGTCCAGCAGGCCCGCACCACCGCCGACCCGGCCACCTACGACCGGGCCGAAAAGGCGCTGCGGACCTCCCTCTCCGTACAGAGTGAGGACAACACGGACGCGGAGACCGCGATGGGAGCCCTCGCCGCGGCCCGCCACGACTTCCCCACCGCGCTCCACTGGGCCCGCAGGGCCACCGCCGGCGACCCCTACAGCTCCTCCGCCCACGGTGTACTCGCCGACGCCTGCACCCAGTTGGGTCGTTACGACGAAGCCGACGAGGCCGTGCAGAGGATGGTGGACCTGCGCCCGGACGCCGCCTCCCTCGCCCGCGCCTCGTACGCCTTCGAGCTCAAGGGGGAGACCGCTCGGGCCCGCGCCCTGATGCGGCGCTCACTGGCGGCAGCGGCCACCCCGGCCGACACGGCGTTCGCCCACAACGTCCTGGCGTCCCTGGACCTCCAGGACGCCGACCCCCGGGCAGCGCTCGCCGAGACACGCACCGGGCTCACCGCGGCCCCCGACGACGCGGCACTCCTGGAGACCCGGGCCCGCGCGCACCTGGCCCTGGGCGACACCACCCAGGCCGTGGCCGACTACCGGGCGGCCGTCGCGATCGCCCCCCTGCCGCACCACCTGCTGGGCCTGGCCGAGTTGGAGCAGTCCCTGGGAAACGGCGCGCAGGCCGAGGAGAGTTACGCGGTCCTACGCGCCCAGGACCGCATCCGGGAAGCCGCAGGCGACCCGGCCGACACGGACGCGATCCTCTTCGAAGCCGACCACGGCAACCCGCGAAGAGCCGTGGCCATGGCCGAACAGACGCTGCGCGCCCGGCCGTTCATCGCCGTACACGACGCGTACGCCTGGGCCCTGCACCGAGCGGGCCGGGACACCGAAGCCCTCGCCCAGGCCGACGAAGCCCTGGCCCTGGGCACCCGCAGCGCGCTCTTCCGCTACCACCGCGCCGCCATCCACCACGCCCTCGGCAACCCCGAAGCGGCCCGCCGCGACCTGACCGAAGCGCTGCGCGAGCCGGGCTTCCACCCCCTGCACGCCGACGCCGCCCGTGACCTGCTCCAGCGAATCGACACCACACCATGA
- a CDS encoding LPXTG cell wall anchor domain-containing protein, with translation MIARRTTRLAALLVLPAALTLGVAVPALAHEGHPAGTTKAADGDTYQIDLEQLNDSGASGAALVSLEGDQLTVKIDAQGLVPGQPHAQHIHGSTDGHDFRCPDKSADKDGDGIVTTAEGLPMYGDINISLTTKGDTSKDSGLAVDRMPVADKDGKLTYSRTITVSKDVADHIKDLHIVQHGIDRNGDGTYDFGAGKSELDPKLPQEATAPANCGMVKGAAVGSVPVGGVETGGGTTGGVESPGMLAAGGAAVLAAGGLFAVRRRTRTTDARDNG, from the coding sequence GTGATAGCCCGCCGTACCACCCGCCTCGCCGCACTGCTCGTCCTGCCCGCCGCGCTCACCCTCGGGGTGGCCGTGCCGGCCCTGGCTCACGAGGGGCACCCCGCCGGCACCACCAAGGCGGCCGACGGCGACACGTACCAGATCGATCTGGAGCAGCTGAACGACTCCGGTGCCAGCGGCGCCGCCCTGGTCAGCCTGGAGGGCGACCAGCTGACCGTGAAGATCGACGCGCAGGGGCTGGTCCCCGGCCAGCCGCACGCCCAGCACATCCACGGCTCCACCGACGGCCACGACTTCCGCTGCCCGGACAAGAGCGCGGACAAGGACGGCGACGGCATCGTCACCACCGCCGAGGGCCTGCCCATGTACGGGGACATCAACATCTCCCTGACCACCAAGGGCGACACGTCCAAGGACAGCGGCCTCGCGGTGGACCGGATGCCCGTCGCCGACAAGGACGGCAAGCTGACCTACTCCCGCACGATCACCGTCTCCAAGGACGTGGCCGACCACATCAAGGACCTGCACATCGTGCAGCACGGCATCGACCGGAACGGCGACGGCACGTACGACTTCGGCGCGGGCAAGAGCGAACTCGACCCGAAGCTGCCCCAGGAGGCCACCGCACCCGCCAACTGCGGCATGGTCAAGGGCGCCGCGGTCGGCTCCGTCCCGGTCGGCGGTGTCGAGACCGGCGGCGGGACCACCGGGGGCGTGGAGTCCCCGGGCATGCTCGCCGCCGGAGGCGCGGCCGTCCTCGCGGCCGGCGGACTGTTCGCCGTACGCCGCCGGACGCGGACCACGGACGCCCGTGACAACGGCTGA